GCTCACCGCGCCAGGGATCGAGCAAAATAGCAAAGCCGTTTTCTTTGGCGGCAATTTTCACCATATTGAGATAACGCGGTTCAAAAATTTTTAACCGGGTCATCCCCTGAGGCAGAATAAACACAGGTAACGGAAAAATAGGCAGCTTCATGCTTCTCCCCTTGCAAACATATAAGTCGTCAATACGTAGCCAGGGCCTTGATTGATCAGTGAATTTATAAAATCTTTTGTAACTAACACTGACGCAGGGGCTGCTCTTTATCGAAAAACAAAGTGATTTCCGCCAGGGTAATGCCGAACTTTTTCATTTGAGTTTTGTTAAAAACCCGGTAGTCATCAATACGGTACATCCAGTCATCCAGATCAAAATGATAATTCTCGCCATCAATATCCACCGCCAGGCGGTATTGCCACCTGAAGGCATAACCAAGCTGCTCTCCCCCGGCAGTACCGATAACATCCTCCGCCAGCCCCAGATATTGGTTGCCTTGCCGGGTCAGGCGCCAGTTGCGGTGGGAGATTTCACCGTCTTTAAAATAAAACACTTCTTTTAGCAGCCCCTGCTCCTGCTGCCAGCTGCCGTTAAGTTCCACACAAAAACGCCGCGTCACCTTATGCTGATAATCCTGCACTATGCCCCAGGCGACCACAGGACCGTTGAAATACTCCTGAATATCCAAAGCAGGCGTACTGCCCTGGTAGTGCTTGATGTCGGTGGAGCAGCTGCTGAGCAACACCACCAGCATCAGCAATAATTTAACTTTTAACCACCCTGTTGCCTGCTTCATGGTTTTATCCCCAGCAAGTCTTGCCTGAGTCGTGGCCGGCTTGTTTTCGGCGACAGCCAGATATCAAGAAACAGCCCGGCAAACTCAGCGTCGGTTATCCTGCCCAGGTAGTTGCCATTAAAATAAAAATAACTGCCGCGGTGATCTGAAAACAAAGTCAGGCTATCCCCGGCGCTGATATCCGGCCACAGGGCCTCAAGGCGTGGAATATACTGCTGATAATCCTGCTCGGCTACCGCCAGGTGCTGCCATTGCTCTATGGTTGCCGACAACAGCTCCCGCCGGGAAATATCTTTTTGGTAGTTAATTTCAAACAACAGCGGCTTTTCATCCCGGCTAAACTGCCCTGAAGAGGTATATAAACGGCTTTGATATATATCCCAAAACAGCACGGAAAACTGTGCCTGCCCTACAAGCACCAATTGGCTTTTATCAGTAATCTCAGGTACAGGTTCGCCGGAATCGGAGAGAATCCTCGCCGGGTAAACCCAAAACGCCCAGGCACAGAAGCTAAGCATAATGAATATTATTTTCATGGCCTTTATTGACTCCTATCCAGGTGTTTAAACGAAATAACAGCACCATTAACTGGCTCCAGATCAGGCTGAGCAACAATAAGGTAAACAAAGTGGAATAACCGAAGCTGACGGCGCCTAAGGCGTATCCGGCAAAATAGCTCAGCGGCGGGAAAACAGCGCCCGCCAGAAACTGTATAAGAGTGTGGCGCTGCAAAAACTTCAGGCTGGAATTTAAGGTTAAAGCAAAACTCAGCCAGATCATGATCAGCCAAAACGGCACAATAAAACCGGTTTGCGCAAAGTCGAACACACCGAAGTTCATCAGCAGGCTGTCTATTGTGGTGCCGAGTATGGTCACCAGCAGCACATAACGGCTCTCCAGTTTGCTATTGCGACTAAAGCGCAGGTGCAAAACCGCCCACACAGGCACCAGCAGCGAAAAGGGGTTACCCCAATAGATACAACCAAACCACATCAGGTTAAAAACAAGTGCGTTGATAAGCATAACGGCTACTGTTAAAGGTTTATTTGGTGTAATACGCAGCAAAGCGCCAACAGGTTCATTAGCGGCGAAAATTTTTATTAATGGCGGAACAGGCTGATAGCTCGAATGAGGCTTGCCGTGGATAAGGCTTTTCCCACGGCACAGATGAACTTGAAGTTTTAATTAAAGCAAAAGGATAACTGGCAGAAGCAAGTGCTTATTTACTGTTGGTTTTTTTATGCCAGCGGATAAGCTCTTTTTGATCTGCCGGTGCTTCCAGGCCAGCTTCCATCAAGGCGCTTGCCTGGCTCGCTAAAATGGCCTCGGTTTTATTTTCAATGCGCTCAAGCATGTCAAAAAACAGCGACTTTTCATTATCCGTTAATACCTCTTCCAGCAAGCTGGCCCTTTCATCCATGGCCTTTATCAGCTTTTGATATAAGGCCTTGCCCTGCTCGTTCAGGTAGAGGTTTTTAACGTTCTTTTTTACCTCATCCTGGCGCGACTCGATTAATCCCAGTGCCAGCAATTTTTTTACCGCCCGGCTGACCGTATAGGAATCCAGCCTTGACTGGTAGGCAATATCCGCCGATTTTATCGGCATGTAAGAGCCAATGTTAAGCAGCACCCGCATCTCCCTGGGTTCCAGGTCGGTCAGGTTTCTGATTTTCCAGTCCCTGTCCAGGGCCAACAGGTTACTGACCACCGCCAGACGAAACGGCAGGTGGGAGATTAAATCTAACGGTTTTTCTACTTTGTCGGTCAAAGTAAATGCCTGGCTGCGTGCTGACTTCTTGATATTCTTGGCCTTATTAACAAAACATGCTGCAACTTTAGCATTTTCCCCATAAAAATAAAAACTGCCAACATACTGCATTTGCAATAACAAACTTATTGCAAGTGCAACATACACCTTCTATAGTAACTTTACTTAGGATCACTCAAACAAACGGAGAACAGCTATGCCATTAGTTACCCCGCTAGCAGCCGATGCCGATGAAGACATTGCCCAGCTGGCAAAATTTTTTAACGAAACCTTAGGTTTTTGCCCCAACAGCGTATTAACCATGCAGCGCCGCCCGGCCATTGCCAAAGCCTTTATTAACTTGAATATGGCGGTGATGGAAAACAAAGGCCGGGTAACCGCCGAGCAAAAACGTTTGATCGGTTATATCACCAGCGCCAATACCGGTTGCCGCTACTGCGAAGCTCATACCATTTTGGCGGCAGAGCGTTACGGCGGCAGCGAACAGCGCCTGGAAAATATCTGGTCGTTTCGGGAAAGCGATCTCTATACCGATGCCGAAAAAGCCGCTTTTGAACTGGCCCTGGCAGCCTCAAGCGTGCCTAATGCGGTAACAGATGAAATCACGGCAACCATGCATAAATATTGGGATGACGGCGAAATTGTCGAAATCTTAGGTGTTATCGCCCTGTTCGGTTATTTAAACCGCTGGAACGACTCTATGGGCACCACCATGGAACCGGGCGCCGTCGATGCCGGTGAACGTTTGCTCGCCAATTCCAGCTGGAGCCGCGGCAAGCATGTTTAAAGCCCGGTGACGGCAAAAAAACCTTCTTAAAGTTACACATCTTTGATAACGGGCGAGTCAGCACTATAGCCCAAGCTATTATGATCGCTGACCTGCCCGTAGCCTGTTTTATTTAAACCTCAGTTGATATTACAGTTCGCGCTTAATCGCCTTCCAGCGCTCGCGCAGTTCGTCTATCTTATACCGGTAACCTATAACCTCATATTTCAGCCAAAAACAAAGATGGCGGATACCTTCACTGGTGTCTGGCGTGATTGATTCGGGCTCTTGGGCGACCGCAGAAAATCCATCGAAGAGAAAGGCACATTCTTCGCTGAATTTGCTAAAGTCGTCGACGAGATCGATAAATTCACTCGACAGCTGTTCTCTTCTGGCTTCTTCATCCAGGGGAGCATCCCCGGAAGTTGAGTTTGATTCAGACATGACACTGTCCTCCCTCAAGAGTTAACGGCATACGGCTGGCGGCAAGGGTGTTGGCGCTTATATAAACGGCATCGGCTACCGGCAACTGTTTGGCTTTTGGTATGGAGACAGGTGTATTTTCTGTTAAAGAAACTTTAACCGAGTGAAACTCTGGCATATCATTAGATGTAGCCATAATAGATACCTCGCTTGTATCTGTTGGGGTTAGCTGTCTCTGAGTGTCTCACCACTTAGAGGCAGCGCTTGGTTTATCTGCTGGTTCTCTTGTTTCAGGCACCTCCTTTGATGGGTTATTAGTTGGTTATTTCCTCCTTATTCATAGTACAAAATACCGAAAAAATCAGGTTGGTTTTGCAAATAATTTCTGTGTAAATACCGGGAACTGTATACCCGGCTGTACACTAGACTTAAGCACA
This genomic window from Thalassomonas viridans contains:
- a CDS encoding DUF2878 domain-containing protein, with amino-acid sequence MLINALVFNLMWFGCIYWGNPFSLLVPVWAVLHLRFSRNSKLESRYVLLVTILGTTIDSLLMNFGVFDFAQTGFIVPFWLIMIWLSFALTLNSSLKFLQRHTLIQFLAGAVFPPLSYFAGYALGAVSFGYSTLFTLLLLSLIWSQLMVLLFRLNTWIGVNKGHENNIHYA
- a CDS encoding carboxymuconolactone decarboxylase family protein, whose protein sequence is MPLVTPLAADADEDIAQLAKFFNETLGFCPNSVLTMQRRPAIAKAFINLNMAVMENKGRVTAEQKRLIGYITSANTGCRYCEAHTILAAERYGGSEQRLENIWSFRESDLYTDAEKAAFELALAASSVPNAVTDEITATMHKYWDDGEIVEILGVIALFGYLNRWNDSMGTTMEPGAVDAGERLLANSSWSRGKHV
- a CDS encoding chalcone isomerase family protein, which translates into the protein MKIIFIMLSFCAWAFWVYPARILSDSGEPVPEITDKSQLVLVGQAQFSVLFWDIYQSRLYTSSGQFSRDEKPLLFEINYQKDISRRELLSATIEQWQHLAVAEQDYQQYIPRLEALWPDISAGDSLTLFSDHRGSYFYFNGNYLGRITDAEFAGLFLDIWLSPKTSRPRLRQDLLGIKP
- a CDS encoding DUF3833 domain-containing protein — its product is MKQATGWLKVKLLLMLVVLLSSCSTDIKHYQGSTPALDIQEYFNGPVVAWGIVQDYQHKVTRRFCVELNGSWQQEQGLLKEVFYFKDGEISHRNWRLTRQGNQYLGLAEDVIGTAGGEQLGYAFRWQYRLAVDIDGENYHFDLDDWMYRIDDYRVFNKTQMKKFGITLAEITLFFDKEQPLRQC
- a CDS encoding MarR family winged helix-turn-helix transcriptional regulator; protein product: MTDKVEKPLDLISHLPFRLAVVSNLLALDRDWKIRNLTDLEPREMRVLLNIGSYMPIKSADIAYQSRLDSYTVSRAVKKLLALGLIESRQDEVKKNVKNLYLNEQGKALYQKLIKAMDERASLLEEVLTDNEKSLFFDMLERIENKTEAILASQASALMEAGLEAPADQKELIRWHKKTNSK